The proteins below come from a single Pseudomonadota bacterium genomic window:
- a CDS encoding M14 family carboxypeptidase N/E: MQRCAEHGGRANRVAAAVAWACAAAISTTQAVAKEEDRSSWSCSSFATNDEIGDALAGHEGTYPEIADAFDVGTSVDGRTIHGLKISAEVGVESEEPEIRIIGAIHGNECLAAEMVLAIAEWLLDGYGDDPTASDLVDGSEIVLVPLVNPDGYSDTPFATRTNSNGVDLNRNFGFGWVQGEGGDEEPFSEPESLAIRDLSQASSFTIGLTYHTISPYVNGPWNYRPEHPLDEELVDAMGDAYAGTSSYDVVFGWDWYPITGDVNDWSLGTSGTFDWTIELNSDTDLQWDIHGPGVAAFLPFALTGASGLVTDADSGEPLPARILVDPEGEPVFTDPVLGDYHRVLLPGTYDITAEANGYAPATATGVVVSDGSVALVDFALEPDTATYYAFAVNHMEMPRVIDEGYSASSYLNDTIASAALGAPDDVFYSLSPGGAITLDMGPSAPITDVAGDDVVVLSGTGSGDTIEVYASADQDGPFEALADGSGDVAADLAIADLASARYLRIVDTTSGPFNDEEAGYDLDAVVNVSLSGGDVDTDADTDTDTDTDSDSDTDSDTDTGADSDTDSDADADSDADGGAVTMSPGGCGCAAIDPSARGPGLLALLSCL, translated from the coding sequence GTGCAACGCTGCGCCGAACACGGGGGACGCGCGAACCGCGTCGCCGCGGCCGTCGCCTGGGCGTGCGCGGCGGCGATCTCCACGACCCAAGCCGTCGCGAAGGAAGAGGATCGCTCGTCGTGGTCGTGCTCGTCGTTCGCCACGAACGACGAGATCGGCGACGCCCTCGCCGGCCACGAGGGCACCTACCCGGAGATCGCCGACGCGTTCGACGTCGGCACCTCGGTCGACGGGCGCACCATCCACGGCCTGAAGATCTCCGCGGAGGTCGGCGTCGAGAGCGAGGAACCCGAGATCCGGATCATCGGCGCCATCCACGGCAACGAGTGCCTCGCTGCCGAGATGGTGCTCGCGATCGCCGAGTGGCTGCTCGACGGCTACGGCGACGATCCGACGGCGAGCGATCTCGTCGACGGTTCCGAGATCGTCCTCGTCCCGCTCGTCAACCCGGACGGCTATTCCGACACGCCGTTCGCGACGCGCACGAACTCGAACGGCGTCGATCTGAACCGCAACTTCGGCTTCGGCTGGGTCCAGGGCGAGGGCGGCGACGAGGAGCCGTTCTCGGAGCCCGAGTCGCTCGCGATCCGGGACCTGAGCCAGGCTTCGAGCTTCACCATCGGCCTCACCTACCACACGATCTCTCCGTACGTGAACGGGCCGTGGAACTACCGCCCCGAGCACCCGCTCGACGAGGAGCTGGTCGACGCGATGGGCGACGCCTACGCCGGGACGTCGAGCTACGACGTCGTCTTCGGCTGGGACTGGTACCCTATCACGGGTGACGTCAACGACTGGTCGCTCGGGACGTCCGGCACCTTCGACTGGACGATCGAGCTGAACTCGGACACCGATCTCCAGTGGGACATCCACGGTCCCGGGGTCGCGGCGTTCCTCCCGTTCGCGCTCACCGGCGCCTCGGGGCTCGTCACCGACGCCGACTCGGGGGAGCCGCTCCCGGCGCGCATCCTGGTCGATCCCGAGGGCGAGCCGGTGTTCACCGACCCGGTCCTCGGGGACTACCACCGCGTCCTCCTGCCCGGGACGTACGACATCACGGCCGAGGCGAACGGCTACGCCCCGGCGACCGCGACCGGCGTGGTCGTCTCCGACGGCTCCGTCGCCCTGGTCGACTTCGCGCTCGAGCCGGACACCGCCACCTACTACGCCTTCGCCGTGAACCACATGGAGATGCCCCGCGTCATCGACGAGGGCTACTCCGCGTCGAGCTACCTCAACGACACGATTGCCAGCGCCGCGCTCGGCGCGCCGGACGACGTTTTCTACTCGTTGAGCCCGGGCGGCGCGATCACCCTGGACATGGGCCCCTCGGCCCCCATCACCGACGTCGCGGGCGACGATGTCGTCGTGCTGAGCGGGACCGGCAGCGGCGACACGATCGAGGTGTACGCCTCGGCGGACCAGGACGGCCCGTTCGAGGCGCTCGCGGACGGCTCCGGGGACGTCGCGGCCGATCTCGCGATCGCCGACCTCGCGTCTGCCCGGTACCTGCGGATCGTCGACACGACGAGCGGGCCGTTCAACGACGAGGAGGCGGGCTACGATCTCGACGCGGTCGTGAACGTCTCCCTGTCGGGCGGCGACGTCGACACCGACGCCGACACGGACACCGACACCGACACCGATTCCGATTCCGACACCGATTCCGACACGGACACGGGAGCCGATTCCGACACGGATTCCGACGCGGACGCCGATTCCGACGCGGACGGCGGCGCCGTCACCATGTCCCCGGGCGGCTGCGGCTGCGCGGCGATCGACCCGTCCGCGCGCGGGCCGGGCCTCCTCGCGCTGCTCTCCTGTCTCTGA
- a CDS encoding ORF6N domain-containing protein, whose translation MVKVELVPLAQVERTILFVRGYKVILDADLAAMYGVETRELVQAVKRNRERFPEDFMFRLTDEESVSLRSQAVILKKSGRGQHRKYLPYAFTEQGVAMLSTVLRSPRAVQVNIEIMRAFVRLRQMLVANADLARKVAALEKQYDAQFKVVFDTIRELMAPEARPKRRIGFGKE comes from the coding sequence ATGGTGAAAGTCGAACTGGTTCCGCTCGCGCAGGTGGAGCGCACCATCCTATTCGTCCGCGGGTACAAAGTGATTCTCGACGCGGATCTCGCTGCGATGTACGGGGTTGAGACGCGCGAGCTCGTGCAAGCCGTGAAGCGCAATCGTGAGCGCTTTCCGGAAGATTTCATGTTCCGGCTCACCGACGAGGAGTCGGTGTCTTTAAGATCACAGGCTGTGATCTTAAAGAAGAGCGGACGCGGGCAGCATCGGAAGTATTTGCCCTATGCCTTCACCGAACAGGGCGTCGCGATGCTGTCGACCGTGCTGCGCAGCCCGCGCGCGGTGCAGGTGAACATCGAGATCATGCGGGCCTTCGTACGCCTTCGGCAGATGCTCGTGGCAAACGCCGACCTCGCCCGCAAGGTCGCCGCGCTCGAGAAGCAGTACGACGCACAGTTCAAGGTCGTGTTCGACACGATACGGGAGCTCATGGCGCCGGAGGCGAGACCGAAGCGCCGGATCGGGTTCGGGAAAGAGTGA
- the fusA gene encoding elongation factor G → MKKYDTKNIRNVCLVGHGGSGKTSVAEAILFDTGATTRLGSVLDETSTFDFEPEELKRQSSISSAFAATEWQKRKIQILDTPGDNNFFVDARNSLWASDIAVVCISAVDGVQVMTEKMYALAEQLDIPRLVVVNKQDRERADFGATMESARQLLSKRIAPLIIPIGAEDAFKGVVEVLRQKAFKFPGDGGKGIEEIPVPADMKDEVAAAREKLIEVIAESDDALMEKFLETMELSDAEIDVALPKAITSGQLVPAVVTSATKNVGIQPLLDLICERFPSPADRPARKGTVDGAEIEIAPDEGAPFAATVFKTVLDKFTGSLAIARVWSGTLNADTSFFNVNKEERERFGSILVPFGKKQEPVPSAGPGDIIALAKLKLTPIGHSICDEKRKVAFEFLPEVSPIITYAVRAKDKNEEDKIGQALNRIAEEDPTIKVIRDAEVKETQIAGMGQVHIELTMEKIRRKFEVEAELFPPKIPYRETIRKKVEGVEGKHKKQTGGRGQFGVCYLNVEPLPHGGGFEFVNAIVGGAIPRNWIPSVEKGVVARMVKGVIAGYNLVDVRVTVYDGKYHDVDSSDAAFQMAGSKGFKAAVEKADAYLLEPIWNLEVVCPDEFMGDVMGDISSRRGRVMGMEARGRYQVIKAQAPMGELLRYANELDSITGGRGTFTVSFSHYDEVPRDVQEKVVAAYKGDDEED, encoded by the coding sequence ATGAAAAAGTACGACACGAAGAACATCCGGAACGTCTGCCTGGTCGGGCACGGCGGCAGCGGCAAGACGTCCGTCGCCGAGGCGATCCTGTTCGACACGGGCGCCACGACCCGCCTCGGATCGGTGCTCGACGAGACCTCGACGTTCGACTTCGAGCCCGAGGAGCTGAAGCGCCAGAGCTCGATCTCGTCCGCGTTCGCCGCCACCGAGTGGCAGAAGAGGAAGATCCAGATCCTCGACACCCCCGGCGACAACAACTTCTTCGTGGACGCGCGCAACTCCCTGTGGGCGAGCGACATCGCGGTGGTCTGCATCTCCGCGGTGGACGGCGTGCAGGTGATGACCGAGAAGATGTACGCGCTCGCCGAGCAGCTCGACATCCCGCGGCTCGTCGTCGTCAACAAGCAGGACCGCGAGCGCGCGGACTTCGGCGCCACGATGGAGTCGGCGCGGCAGCTCCTCTCCAAGCGGATCGCGCCCCTCATCATCCCGATCGGCGCCGAGGACGCGTTCAAGGGCGTCGTCGAGGTGCTCCGGCAGAAGGCGTTCAAGTTCCCGGGCGACGGCGGGAAGGGGATCGAGGAGATCCCGGTGCCCGCGGACATGAAGGACGAGGTGGCTGCCGCGCGCGAGAAGCTCATCGAGGTGATCGCCGAGAGCGACGACGCGCTCATGGAGAAGTTCCTCGAGACCATGGAGCTGTCGGACGCCGAGATCGACGTCGCGCTCCCCAAGGCGATCACGAGCGGCCAGCTCGTGCCGGCGGTCGTGACCTCGGCGACCAAGAACGTGGGCATCCAGCCGCTGCTCGACCTCATCTGCGAAAGGTTCCCCTCGCCGGCGGACCGGCCCGCGCGCAAGGGCACGGTCGACGGTGCGGAGATCGAGATCGCGCCCGACGAGGGCGCGCCGTTCGCGGCGACCGTGTTCAAGACCGTGCTCGACAAGTTCACGGGCAGCCTCGCGATCGCCCGGGTCTGGTCCGGCACCCTCAACGCGGACACCTCGTTCTTCAACGTGAACAAGGAGGAGCGCGAGCGGTTCGGATCCATCCTCGTCCCGTTCGGGAAGAAGCAGGAGCCCGTGCCGTCCGCGGGCCCCGGCGACATCATCGCGCTCGCCAAGCTCAAGCTCACGCCCATCGGCCACTCTATCTGCGACGAGAAGCGGAAGGTCGCGTTCGAGTTCCTGCCCGAGGTGAGCCCGATCATCACCTACGCCGTGCGCGCCAAGGACAAGAACGAGGAGGACAAGATCGGGCAGGCGCTCAACCGCATCGCGGAGGAGGACCCGACGATCAAGGTCATCCGCGACGCCGAGGTCAAGGAGACGCAGATCGCGGGCATGGGCCAGGTGCACATCGAGCTGACCATGGAGAAGATCCGGCGCAAGTTCGAGGTCGAGGCCGAGCTCTTCCCGCCGAAGATCCCGTACCGCGAGACGATCCGCAAGAAGGTGGAGGGCGTCGAGGGGAAGCACAAGAAGCAGACCGGCGGCCGCGGCCAGTTCGGCGTGTGCTACCTCAACGTCGAGCCGCTCCCGCACGGCGGCGGGTTCGAGTTCGTCAACGCCATCGTCGGCGGCGCGATCCCGCGGAACTGGATCCCCTCGGTCGAGAAGGGCGTCGTCGCCCGCATGGTGAAGGGCGTCATCGCGGGCTACAACCTCGTCGACGTGCGGGTGACCGTGTACGACGGCAAGTACCACGACGTCGACTCCTCGGACGCCGCGTTCCAGATGGCCGGCTCCAAGGGGTTCAAGGCCGCGGTCGAGAAGGCCGACGCGTACCTGCTCGAGCCGATCTGGAACCTCGAGGTCGTGTGCCCGGACGAGTTCATGGGCGACGTGATGGGCGACATCAGCTCGCGCCGCGGGCGCGTCATGGGCATGGAGGCGCGCGGGCGCTACCAGGTGATCAAGGCGCAGGCGCCGATGGGCGAGCTGCTCAGGTACGCCAACGAGCTCGACTCGATCACGGGCGGCCGCGGCACGTTCACCGTCTCCTTCTCGCACTACGACGAGGTCCCGCGCGACGTCCAGGAGAAGGTCGTGGCGGCGTACAAGGGCGACGACGAGGAGGACTGA
- the mvk gene encoding mevalonate kinase: MSGGRDNAVGRAGGKVILLGEHAVVHGAAAIAIGIPGKTSVTACRARGPASLRVEGWGLDARADGGDPADVALRGLLGALEAPLEGLSLRGETALPARAGLGASASIAAASARAAAALLGLIPTAAELHAAVQASERAFHGNPSGVDAAAVLGEGVLRFSRDAGATRLDVQAPELVIVHTGAPGDTRVTVAAFAAKISAEPVEAARRLEAIRGIVERGVAALGRRDAVALGRLMDENHEQLAWFGVSTAALDRACAAARDAGALGAKLTGGGGGGCAIALVAPRDRARVAAALGEAGFALVPV, encoded by the coding sequence ATGAGCGGCGGACGCGACAACGCCGTCGGCCGCGCGGGGGGCAAGGTGATCCTGCTCGGCGAGCACGCCGTGGTCCACGGCGCGGCGGCGATCGCGATCGGGATCCCGGGAAAGACGTCCGTCACGGCGTGCCGCGCGCGGGGGCCCGCGTCGCTCCGGGTGGAGGGATGGGGGCTCGACGCGCGGGCCGACGGCGGCGATCCAGCGGACGTCGCGCTGCGGGGCCTCCTCGGGGCGCTCGAGGCGCCGCTCGAAGGGCTGTCCTTGCGAGGGGAGACGGCGCTTCCCGCGCGGGCCGGCCTCGGCGCCTCGGCGTCGATAGCCGCCGCTTCGGCGCGAGCCGCTGCGGCGCTCCTCGGGCTCATTCCTACTGCGGCGGAGCTCCACGCCGCTGTGCAGGCCTCGGAGCGCGCGTTCCACGGGAACCCGTCCGGTGTCGACGCGGCGGCGGTGCTCGGCGAAGGAGTGCTTCGATTCAGCCGCGATGCGGGCGCTACGAGGCTCGACGTCCAGGCGCCGGAGCTCGTCATCGTCCACACCGGCGCCCCCGGCGACACGCGCGTCACGGTCGCCGCGTTCGCGGCGAAGATCTCCGCGGAGCCCGTCGAAGCGGCGCGGCGCCTCGAGGCGATCCGCGGGATCGTCGAACGCGGCGTCGCGGCGCTCGGGCGGCGGGACGCCGTTGCGCTCGGTCGGCTGATGGATGAGAACCACGAGCAGCTCGCCTGGTTCGGGGTGTCGACGGCCGCGCTGGATCGCGCCTGCGCCGCGGCGCGGGACGCCGGCGCGCTCGGCGCGAAGCTCACGGGCGGCGGGGGAGGCGGCTGCGCGATCGCGCTCGTCGCCCCGCGGGATCGGGCGCGCGTCGCGGCGGCGTTGGGCGAGGCCGGGTTCGCGCTGGTGCCGGTATGA
- a CDS encoding radical SAM protein codes for MAQDSRTREVELGPIRPPSEATSLLLRVTRNCPWNDCAFCAVYKGEKFGRRPVEEIIGDIDLLADAAARVRGRLGAASANGPVDPAAALSIVRDHSATEDERRVALWLARGGEHAFLQDADSLVLPLERIVPVLERLKERFPSVSRVTTYARSRTLCARSPEHLAALRRAGLTRIHVGVESGSDAVLALIRKGCRGEHHVEGCRRAIDAGFEVCCYVMPGLGGRALTAVHSRETAAVLRAIDPQHVRLRTLGVEPGSPLAGMRRDGLFEPLEEHEIVAEIRELLRGLKGARGALISDHDRNLLPELEGRLTEDADALDAAATRFLELLPDVRDAFVVARRAGYALELSAFLAAPGAAVEFAPLAERLRALGGGSLLRGMELGLRFRHI; via the coding sequence GTGGCGCAGGATTCCAGGACCAGAGAGGTCGAGCTCGGGCCGATACGGCCGCCGAGCGAGGCGACGAGCCTCCTCTTGCGCGTCACGCGCAACTGCCCGTGGAACGACTGCGCGTTCTGCGCCGTGTACAAGGGCGAGAAGTTCGGGCGGCGCCCGGTCGAGGAGATCATCGGCGACATCGACCTCCTCGCCGACGCGGCCGCGCGGGTGCGGGGGCGCCTCGGCGCGGCGAGCGCGAACGGGCCCGTCGATCCTGCGGCCGCGCTGTCGATCGTGCGCGACCACTCGGCGACCGAGGACGAGCGGCGCGTCGCCCTCTGGCTCGCGCGCGGCGGCGAGCACGCCTTCCTCCAGGACGCGGACTCGCTGGTGTTGCCGCTCGAGCGGATCGTCCCGGTCCTCGAGCGCCTCAAGGAGCGGTTCCCGTCGGTGAGCCGCGTCACGACGTACGCCCGCTCGCGTACCCTGTGCGCCCGATCGCCCGAGCACCTCGCGGCGCTGCGACGGGCGGGGCTCACGCGGATCCATGTCGGCGTGGAGAGCGGCTCGGACGCCGTGCTCGCGCTCATCCGCAAGGGGTGCCGCGGCGAGCACCACGTCGAGGGGTGCCGGCGCGCGATCGACGCCGGGTTCGAGGTGTGCTGCTACGTCATGCCCGGCCTGGGCGGCCGCGCCCTCACGGCGGTCCACTCGCGGGAGACCGCGGCGGTGCTGCGCGCAATCGATCCGCAGCACGTGCGCCTGCGCACCCTCGGGGTCGAGCCGGGCTCACCGCTCGCCGGGATGCGGAGGGACGGCCTCTTCGAGCCGCTCGAGGAGCACGAGATCGTCGCGGAGATCCGCGAGCTCCTGCGCGGGCTCAAGGGGGCGCGCGGCGCGCTGATCTCGGATCACGACCGCAACCTCCTGCCGGAGCTCGAGGGCCGCCTGACCGAGGACGCCGACGCGCTCGACGCCGCCGCCACGAGGTTCCTCGAGCTCCTGCCGGACGTCCGCGACGCGTTCGTGGTCGCGCGGCGCGCCGGCTACGCCCTGGAGCTCTCGGCGTTCCTCGCGGCGCCCGGCGCTGCCGTGGAGTTCGCCCCTCTCGCGGAGCGGCTCCGGGCGCTCGGCGGCGGCTCGCTCCTGCGCGGCATGGAGCTCGGGCTCAGGTTTCGCCACATCTGA
- a CDS encoding PilZ domain-containing protein — translation MAASNHFRGTPRARAECRVSVAFLERSIPPLIAYTSDVGAGGLGLSYGEALRTGERVEVALTTPSRWAPLVLHAEVAWQRAAESGEPGETGFAFVGATEADAAALKDLISTLAFDE, via the coding sequence ATGGCCGCGAGCAACCACTTCAGAGGGACCCCGAGGGCGCGCGCGGAGTGCCGCGTGTCCGTCGCCTTCCTCGAGCGCTCGATCCCGCCCCTGATCGCGTACACGAGCGACGTCGGTGCGGGCGGCCTGGGCCTGTCCTACGGCGAGGCGCTCCGGACCGGAGAGCGCGTCGAAGTGGCGCTCACGACACCCTCCCGATGGGCGCCGCTCGTCCTCCACGCCGAGGTCGCGTGGCAGCGAGCGGCCGAGTCCGGCGAACCGGGGGAGACCGGCTTCGCGTTCGTGGGGGCGACCGAGGCGGACGCGGCGGCGCTCAAGGATCTCATCTCGACCCTGGCGTTCGACGAGTGA
- a CDS encoding pyridoxal-phosphate dependent enzyme, with amino-acid sequence MEAANAALESFPRVGLGEWPTPVAPFAGLEAAGAGRIWIKREDLASPLYGGNKVRKLERLLATGGGPVLAFGGLGSHHVLATAVHAAALGRECFGVLAEQPMTAHTAAVLALNEGSCAGLLRRRRPGATLGAVGHLAARIASGADGSPSPPRVLFPGGSSPTGTLGWVGGGLELAAQIAASACPVPDEIYVAYGSGGTAVGLALGLALAGVRSEVVAIRVATRLAGNAAYAELLARRTFALLAARVDLGRRPRIRLRIEHGFAGRGYGHPTAAAEDAIRRARGSAAPLEPTYTGKALAALLAAAGDGRRRMFLDTYSSIDKLMAARASE; translated from the coding sequence ATGGAAGCCGCGAACGCGGCGCTCGAGAGCTTCCCCCGGGTCGGCCTCGGCGAGTGGCCGACGCCGGTCGCGCCGTTCGCCGGGCTCGAGGCGGCAGGCGCCGGGCGGATCTGGATCAAGCGCGAGGATCTCGCGTCGCCCCTGTACGGCGGGAACAAGGTCCGCAAGCTGGAGCGCCTCCTCGCGACGGGGGGCGGGCCGGTCCTGGCGTTCGGCGGGCTCGGCTCCCACCACGTCCTCGCAACCGCGGTGCACGCCGCCGCGCTCGGACGGGAGTGCTTCGGCGTCCTCGCGGAACAGCCCATGACCGCCCACACGGCGGCGGTGCTCGCGCTCAACGAGGGATCGTGCGCCGGGCTCCTGCGCCGGCGGAGGCCCGGCGCGACCCTCGGCGCCGTCGGGCACCTCGCGGCGCGGATCGCCTCGGGCGCGGACGGTTCGCCGTCGCCTCCGCGCGTCCTGTTCCCGGGGGGATCGTCGCCGACCGGCACGCTCGGGTGGGTGGGAGGCGGCCTGGAGCTCGCGGCTCAGATCGCCGCGTCCGCGTGCCCCGTCCCGGACGAGATCTACGTCGCCTACGGTTCGGGCGGGACGGCGGTCGGCCTGGCGCTCGGCCTGGCGCTCGCCGGGGTGCGAAGCGAGGTCGTGGCGATCCGCGTCGCCACGCGCCTCGCCGGGAACGCGGCCTACGCGGAGCTCCTCGCGCGCAGGACGTTCGCGCTGCTCGCCGCGCGCGTCGATCTCGGCCGGCGGCCGCGGATCCGCCTGCGGATCGAGCACGGCTTCGCCGGCCGTGGCTACGGCCACCCGACCGCCGCGGCCGAGGACGCCATCCGCCGCGCCCGCGGGTCGGCCGCTCCGCTCGAGCCGACCTATACGGGGAAGGCGCTCGCGGCGCTGCTCGCGGCCGCCGGCGACGGCCGCAGGCGAATGTTCCTTGACACCTACTCCTCAATCGACAAGCTGATGGCGGCGCGAGCCTCGGAGTGA
- a CDS encoding polyprenyl synthetase family protein, with the protein MDVTLQRIAAAVEERLERLFRDDEDDPCELFARRPAPMLLERVRDLTLRGGKRIRAALVYAGALLVDAAGGGATALCDAAAAMELLHTYFLIHDDIMDDDLVRRGGPSVHAALTAATGDAKLGRDLAILAGDLSVSLHERLIARLDIAEERRRRVASLFAGMHADVIHGQALDLLGGPSEEVADHKTASYTTVGPIAIGAAIAGASPGDTARLAAIARPIGIAFQLRDDVIGAFGDPAITGKPRGSDLRSGKRTLLIQQALSRAGADERAALAAAFGRADASEGEIAAATRAIASSGAKRFCEERAADHVAGALAALEKSGFGAEGRAMIAHIARLAVTREK; encoded by the coding sequence ATGGACGTCACGTTACAGCGGATCGCCGCGGCGGTGGAAGAGCGCCTGGAGCGCCTGTTCCGGGACGACGAGGACGACCCCTGCGAGCTGTTCGCGCGCCGGCCGGCGCCGATGCTGCTCGAGCGCGTGCGCGATCTCACGCTGCGCGGGGGGAAGCGCATCCGGGCGGCGCTCGTCTACGCGGGCGCGCTCCTCGTCGATGCCGCCGGGGGCGGCGCGACGGCGTTGTGCGACGCGGCGGCGGCGATGGAGCTCCTGCACACGTATTTCCTCATCCACGACGACATCATGGACGACGATCTCGTGCGCCGCGGCGGGCCCTCGGTCCACGCCGCGCTGACGGCGGCCACCGGCGACGCGAAGCTCGGCCGCGACCTCGCGATCCTGGCCGGCGATCTCTCGGTCTCCCTGCACGAGCGGCTTATCGCGCGGCTCGACATCGCGGAGGAAAGGCGGCGTCGCGTCGCGTCGCTCTTCGCCGGCATGCACGCGGACGTCATCCACGGACAGGCGCTCGATCTCCTCGGGGGCCCCTCGGAGGAGGTCGCGGATCACAAGACCGCGAGCTACACGACCGTCGGCCCGATCGCCATCGGCGCCGCGATCGCGGGGGCGTCGCCCGGCGACACGGCGCGGCTCGCGGCGATCGCGCGGCCGATCGGCATCGCGTTCCAGCTGCGGGATGACGTCATCGGTGCGTTCGGTGATCCCGCGATCACAGGCAAGCCGCGCGGCTCGGACCTTCGGAGCGGGAAGCGCACGCTCCTCATCCAGCAGGCGCTCTCCCGCGCCGGCGCGGACGAGCGGGCGGCGCTCGCGGCGGCGTTCGGCAGGGCCGACGCGAGCGAAGGGGAGATCGCGGCGGCGACCCGAGCCATCGCCTCGTCGGGCGCGAAGAGGTTCTGCGAGGAACGCGCGGCCGATCACGTCGCCGGCGCGCTCGCGGCGCTCGAAAAGAGCGGCTTCGGGGCCGAGGGGAGGGCGATGATCGCCCACATCGCGCGGCTCGCCGTCACGCGCGAGAAATGA
- a CDS encoding leucine-rich repeat domain-containing protein → MFRTRAGLLAPFALWLVAAATACGSSRDEAVDAGDSGADSDSDADSGTDQACDGPLVFADADLEAAIREAIGLPSGEIYPEDVAELTILDASNRTITSLEGIQCLNALTNLALSDDEIDDVGPLASLLSLTTLNLDHNQIDDVGPIAALSSLTALHLQGNQIADIGPLASLSQLTALHLSGNQIADIGPLASLYSLIELGLYANQIADVSPLASLSSLTYLSIFNNQIVDIGPLSSLSQLTMLDLGFNQIVDVGPLSPLSQLTFLRLDDNQIVEIGPLSSLSSIQYVYLDTNSISDLAPLVANEGLGVYDEVWIAENPIDAVDQAEHIGALEIRGVCVVGDWNAAVEDCEESPDD, encoded by the coding sequence ATGTTTCGCACGAGAGCAGGATTGCTTGCGCCGTTCGCTCTGTGGTTGGTCGCCGCTGCCACAGCGTGCGGCTCCTCGCGCGACGAAGCGGTGGACGCTGGCGACTCCGGAGCGGACTCGGACTCGGACGCGGATTCAGGCACCGACCAGGCGTGCGACGGCCCGCTCGTGTTCGCGGACGCCGACCTCGAGGCGGCGATCAGGGAAGCGATCGGCCTGCCATCGGGTGAGATCTATCCCGAGGACGTTGCCGAACTGACGATTCTCGACGCGAGCAACAGGACGATTACGTCGCTGGAAGGCATCCAGTGCCTGAACGCGCTGACCAACCTCGCGCTTTCCGACGATGAAATCGACGACGTCGGCCCGCTCGCCTCGCTTCTTTCGCTGACGACGCTCAACCTGGATCATAACCAGATCGACGACGTCGGCCCGATCGCCGCGCTGTCTTCGCTGACCGCGCTCCACTTGCAAGGCAATCAGATCGCCGACATCGGTCCGCTCGCCTCTTTGTCTCAGCTGACCGCGCTCCACTTGAGCGGGAATCAGATCGCCGACATCGGCCCGCTCGCTTCGCTGTACTCGCTGATCGAGCTCGGTCTTTATGCCAACCAGATCGCCGACGTCAGCCCGCTGGCCTCTCTCTCTTCGCTCACCTATCTCTCCATTTTCAACAACCAGATCGTCGACATCGGTCCGCTTTCCTCGTTGTCTCAACTGACAATGCTCGATCTCGGTTTCAACCAAATTGTCGACGTCGGTCCACTTTCCCCTCTTTCCCAGCTGACTTTTCTTCGTCTAGACGATAATCAAATCGTCGAGATTGGTCCCCTTTCATCCCTCTCTTCGATTCAGTACGTTTATCTCGACACAAACTCCATTTCGGATCTTGCGCCGTTGGTGGCCAACGAGGGCCTCGGCGTCTACGATGAAGTGTGGATCGCCGAAAACCCGATCGACGCCGTCGATCAAGCAGAACACATCGGCGCGCTCGAGATTCGCGGCGTCTGCGTCGTCGGCGACTGGAACGCTGCGGTCGAGGACTGCGAAGAAAGCCCTGACGACTAG
- the infA gene encoding translation initiation factor IF-1: MTKQDHIELDGIVEEVLAGGMFRVRLESGLVVRSHLAGKMRKFRIRIVLGDQVRLAVSPYDPSRGRIIYRIK; this comes from the coding sequence ATGACGAAACAGGATCACATCGAGCTGGACGGAATCGTGGAGGAGGTGCTCGCGGGAGGAATGTTCCGCGTGCGCCTCGAGTCGGGCCTCGTCGTGCGCTCGCACCTTGCGGGCAAGATGCGGAAGTTCCGCATCCGCATCGTCCTCGGCGATCAGGTGCGCCTCGCGGTCTCGCCCTACGACCCCTCGCGCGGCCGCATCATTTATCGCATCAAGTAG